A genomic stretch from Vibrio coralliilyticus includes:
- a CDS encoding IS4 family transposase, which yields MFAQELLLAHETIEDGKNYESVVNAIQLEWIEQALLDTSKASIRRRRLPAQQAVWLVIWMGLQRNKSIKEVCSSLDLALQPKPQDSWSRVAPSVLTDSRRRLDEAPLAALFKTSMAAWESDALVKDKALGLNIMAVDGTTFRCQDSEDNAQAFGFISQKHKPYPQLRLVGLMATETRFMVGAAFDACQVGETTLARRLLGDVPANSLTLFDRCYFSADLLISWNAAASNSHWLTPVKRKVRYEVLERFAENDMLISMPVSQQAQRNNPNLPTHWQARLILYKDPKGEIEGFITSLVDPEKYSLEDLLTVYWQRWEIEEGYGEIKQTQLQNEVTLRSRFAAGVRQELWGILLAYNLVRLEMVHIAKDAEVRPTRVSFTAAINLIDTQLRWLALSPDGTLPSKLKQMRENISHFILPDKRKDRTYPRSVLFVPPKYPFRYKR from the coding sequence ATGTTTGCTCAAGAGCTGCTTTTGGCACATGAGACTATCGAGGATGGTAAAAACTATGAGTCTGTAGTTAATGCCATTCAGCTTGAATGGATAGAACAAGCTTTGCTTGATACGTCTAAAGCAAGCATTAGAAGGCGACGCTTACCAGCGCAACAAGCCGTCTGGCTCGTCATTTGGATGGGATTGCAACGGAATAAATCAATCAAAGAAGTATGCAGTTCTCTTGACCTAGCTCTCCAACCTAAGCCTCAGGATTCTTGGTCTCGTGTTGCACCTAGCGTACTTACTGACTCTAGGCGACGTTTGGACGAAGCTCCTCTCGCTGCTTTGTTTAAAACCTCTATGGCGGCATGGGAGAGCGACGCGCTAGTAAAGGATAAGGCGCTAGGGCTAAACATTATGGCCGTGGATGGTACCACTTTTCGTTGCCAAGATTCAGAAGACAATGCGCAAGCGTTTGGATTCATTTCTCAAAAACATAAACCTTATCCTCAACTGCGCTTGGTCGGTCTGATGGCTACCGAGACACGTTTTATGGTAGGGGCTGCATTCGATGCTTGTCAGGTCGGTGAGACAACACTGGCACGCCGATTATTAGGAGACGTGCCAGCAAACTCACTCACATTGTTTGATCGTTGCTACTTTTCTGCCGACCTATTGATATCGTGGAATGCTGCTGCCTCCAATAGCCACTGGCTAACCCCTGTGAAACGCAAAGTAAGATATGAAGTTTTGGAGCGTTTTGCTGAAAACGACATGCTTATCTCTATGCCTGTTTCACAGCAAGCTCAGCGCAATAACCCTAATTTGCCGACTCATTGGCAAGCACGCCTCATCCTCTACAAAGACCCAAAAGGTGAAATTGAAGGCTTTATAACTTCACTGGTTGATCCTGAGAAATACTCATTAGAAGACTTATTGACTGTCTATTGGCAACGCTGGGAAATAGAAGAAGGTTACGGTGAGATAAAACAAACTCAGTTACAAAATGAAGTCACCTTGAGAAGTCGTTTTGCTGCTGGTGTTAGACAAGAGCTCTGGGGAATATTGCTGGCGTACAATTTGGTGCGCTTAGAGATGGTTCATATTGCTAAAGACGCTGAGGTAAGGCCAACTAGAGTGAGCTTTACAGCGGCAATAAATTTGATAGATACCCAGCTACGTTGGCTAGCGCTTAGCCCTGACGGAACTC